A genomic segment from Bradyrhizobium sp. ISRA430 encodes:
- the aroE gene encoding shikimate dehydrogenase — MSDRYAVIGNPIGFSKSPLIHGTFAKMTGQDLVYEAIEGPLNGFNERVDQFRAEGAKGLNITAPFKLDAFAYANELSESAKRAGAANCLKFDGDRIIAENFDGIGLVRDIAVNLGVKMAGRRVLMLGAGGAARGALLPFLRQEPSELVLVNRTLSKAVALVEEFAGCGPLIVSGYAELADLAEGYDVVVNATSASLRGEMPPLPGNVFQGAELAYELAYGKGLTPFLKAARAEGVAKLADGVGMLVEQAAEAFAWWRGVRPNTAQVIAELTVSLS; from the coding sequence ATGAGCGATCGTTATGCGGTGATTGGCAACCCGATCGGCTTCAGCAAATCACCCCTCATCCACGGCACTTTCGCCAAGATGACGGGACAAGACCTCGTCTATGAGGCGATCGAGGGGCCACTCAATGGCTTCAACGAACGGGTCGATCAATTCCGGGCCGAGGGCGCCAAGGGGCTGAACATCACCGCCCCATTCAAGCTCGATGCCTTCGCCTATGCAAACGAGCTTTCAGAGAGCGCCAAACGAGCAGGCGCCGCAAATTGCCTGAAATTCGACGGCGATCGGATCATTGCCGAGAATTTCGACGGGATCGGCCTGGTGCGTGACATCGCGGTCAATCTCGGCGTCAAAATGGCCGGCCGGCGCGTCCTGATGCTCGGCGCTGGGGGAGCAGCGCGTGGTGCGCTGCTGCCGTTCCTGCGCCAGGAGCCGTCTGAGCTTGTTCTCGTCAACCGTACGCTGTCGAAAGCGGTGGCATTGGTCGAAGAGTTTGCCGGCTGTGGTCCCCTGATTGTCAGCGGCTATGCTGAACTGGCCGATCTCGCCGAGGGTTATGACGTCGTGGTCAACGCGACATCGGCCAGCCTGCGAGGTGAAATGCCTCCGCTTCCGGGCAATGTCTTCCAGGGCGCGGAGCTGGCGTACGAACTTGCCTATGGGAAAGGATTGACCCCTTTTCTAAAGGCTGCCCGCGCAGAAGGCGTAGCCAAGCTGGCCGACGGCGTCGGCATGCTGGTCGAGCAGGCGGCGGAAGCTTTTGCCTGGTGGCGCGGCGTTCGACCGAATACTGCTCAGGTCATCGCCGAACTGACCGTCTCATTGAGCTGA
- a CDS encoding VOC family protein, with translation MSLPRAYIEHVAIRVADVDHHVGFFREVLGLAIRDEQPADGARPRQVWVLGSVQLIEDPHFVGPEGRLAHLGIMVDDYAGVLARAAAWGAKALPAGPNWLELPGGLNVEILQASAGAVEAALAINPRA, from the coding sequence ATGTCGTTGCCCCGCGCGTACATTGAACACGTCGCGATCCGCGTGGCGGATGTCGATCATCACGTCGGCTTCTTTCGTGAGGTGCTTGGTCTTGCCATTCGCGACGAGCAACCCGCCGACGGCGCGCGCCCGCGTCAGGTATGGGTGCTCGGAAGCGTGCAACTCATCGAGGATCCGCATTTTGTCGGGCCGGAGGGGCGTCTCGCCCATCTCGGCATCATGGTCGACGATTACGCAGGCGTGCTCGCCCGTGCCGCCGCCTGGGGCGCCAAGGCGCTACCCGCCGGGCCGAACTGGCTCGAGCTTCCGGGCGGGCTCAACGTCGAAATCTTGCAAGCGAGCGCCGGCGCTGTGGAAGCCGCCCTGGCGATTAATCCTCGTGCCTAG
- a CDS encoding amino acid ABC transporter ATP-binding protein, whose product MRDQILIEMKSVQKRYGGYQALRNVDLTVRKGEKIVLCGPSGSGKSTLIRCINRLEEIQQGSIVVNGHRLDDSIKAIDVVRQDIGMVFQSFNLFPHMTVLQNCTLAPIRARRISKTEAEETARKYLERVRIGDQAEKYPAQLSGGQQQRVAIARALCMQPKVMLFDEPTSALDPEMVKEVLDTMIGLANDGMTMICVTHEMGFARQVADRVIFMAEGQIIEEGAPDAFFRNPQHARTKQFLGEILAHH is encoded by the coding sequence ATGCGGGACCAGATCCTGATCGAAATGAAGAGCGTGCAGAAGCGGTACGGCGGGTACCAAGCTCTCCGCAACGTCGATCTCACCGTGCGCAAGGGCGAAAAGATCGTGCTCTGCGGTCCGTCCGGTTCGGGCAAGTCGACGCTGATCCGCTGTATCAACCGCCTGGAGGAGATCCAGCAGGGCAGCATTGTAGTGAATGGTCATCGCCTGGACGACAGCATCAAGGCTATCGATGTCGTACGTCAGGACATCGGAATGGTCTTTCAGAGCTTCAACCTTTTTCCGCATATGACGGTCTTGCAGAACTGTACACTCGCGCCTATTCGCGCGCGCCGCATCAGCAAGACCGAGGCGGAAGAGACCGCACGAAAATACCTTGAGCGCGTGCGCATCGGTGATCAGGCCGAGAAGTATCCAGCCCAACTTTCGGGCGGCCAGCAACAGCGCGTCGCGATTGCGCGTGCGCTCTGCATGCAGCCCAAGGTGATGCTGTTTGACGAGCCGACCTCGGCTCTCGATCCCGAAATGGTCAAGGAGGTACTCGATACGATGATAGGCCTCGCCAACGACGGCATGACCATGATCTGCGTCACCCACGAGATGGGCTTTGCCCGCCAGGTTGCTGATCGTGTGATTTTCATGGCCGAAGGCCAGATCATCGAAGAAGGCGCGCCCGACGCTTTCTTCCGCAATCCACAGCACGCCCGCACCAAGCAGTTCCTTGGTGAGATCCTCGCCCATCACTGA
- the aroQ gene encoding type II 3-dehydroquinate dehydratase: protein MSRLVYVLNGPNLNLLGKRQPHIYGHETLADVERDCRALAKELGLEIRFHQSNREYELIDWIHEARETAAGIVMNPAAFTHTSVAILDALNTFEGTMIEVHISNVHKREEFRHHSFVSKRADGVIAGFGTQGYLLGLRRVAKLLDEKKG from the coding sequence ATGAGTCGTCTTGTCTACGTCCTCAACGGGCCAAATCTCAATTTGCTTGGCAAGCGCCAGCCCCACATCTACGGTCACGAGACGCTTGCGGATGTGGAGCGGGATTGCCGAGCGCTAGCCAAGGAGCTTGGCCTGGAGATTCGCTTTCATCAATCCAACAGAGAATACGAGCTGATCGACTGGATCCACGAGGCGCGCGAGACGGCTGCCGGCATCGTAATGAATCCCGCGGCTTTCACCCATACGTCGGTCGCCATCCTGGATGCTTTGAACACGTTCGAGGGGACAATGATCGAGGTGCACATTTCCAACGTGCACAAACGCGAGGAATTCCGCCACCACTCGTTTGTCTCCAAACGAGCTGATGGGGTCATCGCAGGCTTCGGCACTCAGGGTTATCTGCTCGGCTTGCGTCGTGTGGCCAAGCTGCTTGATGAGAAGAAGGGATAG
- a CDS encoding MaoC/PaaZ C-terminal domain-containing protein, translating into MTDERYWDDAKVGDECVTPSVTVTEAMVNAYAELTGDFTPVHVDEEYAKTTPFGTRVAHGLFGLSLADGLKTRADYRFLPGMSLGWTWDFKLPIKLGDTVHVKFRVGSMRTTKREGWGIVVLPSELINQRGEVVQLGEHRLMIPMRPKNNAVGEQA; encoded by the coding sequence ATGACCGATGAGCGCTACTGGGATGATGCCAAGGTCGGTGACGAATGCGTCACCCCCTCTGTGACGGTCACCGAAGCGATGGTGAATGCCTATGCCGAACTGACGGGTGATTTCACGCCGGTCCATGTCGACGAGGAATACGCCAAGACCACACCATTCGGCACGCGCGTCGCGCACGGGCTGTTTGGTCTGTCGCTGGCCGACGGTTTGAAGACCCGTGCCGACTACCGCTTCCTTCCGGGAATGTCGCTGGGCTGGACGTGGGATTTCAAGCTGCCGATCAAGCTCGGCGACACCGTGCACGTGAAGTTCCGCGTCGGCTCGATGCGCACCACCAAGCGTGAGGGGTGGGGCATCGTGGTGCTGCCCTCGGAGCTGATTAATCAGCGCGGCGAAGTGGTGCAGCTCGGTGAGCATCGGCTGATGATTCCGATGCGCCCGAAGAACAATGCCGTAGGAGAGCAGGCATGA
- a CDS encoding NADPH-dependent F420 reductase, with translation MKIGIIGAGHVGSTIGSLWIGAGHPVFFSSRHPEELRDLVARLGPLAQAGTVDQAIAFGDVVFIAVPYGALPQISRDYGKSLAGKIVLDANNAVASRDGAIADEVERSGIGVTSQKYLPGARLVRAFNTLNYRIFEQEAKRPAPRLAVPIAGDDQEAVQVAAQLVRDAGFDPVEVGKLADASRFQRGAPGYGQNVSAAELRQKLSLAP, from the coding sequence ATGAAAATCGGCATTATCGGCGCGGGTCACGTCGGCAGCACGATCGGCAGCCTTTGGATCGGGGCAGGCCATCCCGTCTTCTTTTCATCGCGTCATCCGGAGGAGTTGCGGGACCTCGTCGCGCGCCTCGGCCCACTTGCACAGGCCGGCACAGTCGATCAGGCCATTGCATTTGGCGATGTCGTCTTCATTGCCGTGCCTTACGGCGCGCTGCCGCAGATCAGCAGGGATTACGGCAAATCGCTGGCGGGGAAGATCGTGCTCGATGCCAACAACGCCGTGGCCAGCCGCGACGGCGCCATTGCCGACGAGGTCGAGCGCAGCGGCATCGGTGTTACATCGCAGAAGTATCTGCCCGGCGCGAGGCTGGTGCGCGCCTTCAACACGCTCAACTACAGGATCTTTGAACAGGAAGCGAAGCGGCCCGCCCCCAGGCTCGCGGTGCCGATTGCGGGCGATGATCAGGAGGCAGTCCAGGTCGCAGCGCAACTGGTGCGCGACGCCGGCTTTGATCCGGTGGAGGTCGGCAAACTGGCCGATGCGAGCCGCTTTCAGCGCGGCGCGCCGGGATATGGTCAGAATGTGAGCGCCGCGGAGCTCAGGCAGAAGCTGTCGCTGGCACCATGA
- a CDS encoding transporter substrate-binding domain-containing protein — translation MLFSLNRRQFGIALLTLGAIAVASKSQAGTLEDVKKKGVVVIGIQGDNPPWGYVDSSGKQDGIDADMGRAFADYLGVKAEFVPLAVANRIPALTTGRVDILFATMAMLPERAKAVQYSKPYVANEITLVAAQATPINSNADMGKYVIGVPRSSTQDTQVTNSAPAGTEIRRFDDDAATIQALLSGQVQAVGANSFYPQRLNAAKPELGFEPKLHFTALYNGACTRLGEKEWNETANEFIDQIKSNGKLAAFYAKWMKAPVPIFPDSVPGVPFTVQ, via the coding sequence ATGTTGTTTTCACTCAATCGTCGCCAGTTCGGCATTGCGCTGCTGACGCTGGGGGCTATCGCCGTCGCAAGTAAATCGCAGGCGGGCACTCTGGAAGACGTTAAGAAGAAGGGCGTCGTCGTCATCGGCATTCAGGGCGATAATCCTCCTTGGGGCTATGTCGATAGCTCGGGGAAGCAGGACGGCATCGATGCCGATATGGGGCGCGCCTTCGCTGACTATCTCGGCGTGAAGGCCGAGTTCGTCCCGCTGGCGGTGGCCAATCGTATTCCGGCGCTGACCACAGGCCGCGTAGACATTCTGTTCGCAACCATGGCCATGCTGCCCGAGCGCGCGAAGGCGGTGCAATATTCCAAGCCGTATGTCGCCAACGAGATCACGCTTGTCGCTGCCCAGGCGACCCCGATCAATAGCAATGCCGATATGGGCAAGTACGTTATTGGCGTTCCGAGGTCCTCGACGCAGGACACCCAGGTCACCAATAGCGCTCCAGCAGGCACCGAAATCCGCAGGTTTGATGATGACGCGGCCACGATCCAGGCGCTGCTCTCCGGTCAGGTGCAGGCCGTCGGCGCGAACAGCTTCTACCCCCAGCGTCTGAACGCCGCAAAGCCTGAACTTGGGTTCGAGCCCAAGCTTCACTTCACTGCTCTGTACAACGGGGCCTGCACGCGCCTCGGAGAGAAGGAGTGGAACGAGACGGCCAACGAATTCATCGACCAGATCAAATCTAACGGCAAGTTGGCCGCCTTTTACGCCAAATGGATGAAGGCGCCCGTGCCGATCTTCCCTGATTCGGTCCCAGGCGTTCCTTTCACAGTCCAGTAG
- a CDS encoding amino acid ABC transporter permease, with protein MAPHFGPPEFGFLLRGLQWTMLLTLVAFAGGCTVGLAVALLRTCGHKGVERVIRIYIGIFQGTPLLLQLFVVYYGLALTGLKLDAFVAVAIGFTVNASAFLGEIWRGAIQAVPRGQTEAAMALGLHYSSRMRDIVLPQAIRISLPATIGYLVQLIKGTSLAAIVGFIELARAGQIVSNQTFQPLLVFGVVGAMYFILCWPLSWWGSRMEARLALANQR; from the coding sequence ATGGCACCGCATTTTGGTCCTCCTGAGTTCGGTTTCCTGCTGCGTGGGTTGCAATGGACGATGCTGCTTACGCTGGTCGCGTTTGCAGGCGGCTGCACGGTGGGGCTAGCTGTCGCATTGCTGCGCACCTGTGGTCATAAGGGGGTAGAGCGGGTCATCCGCATTTACATCGGGATATTCCAGGGCACTCCGCTGCTGCTGCAGCTTTTCGTCGTGTACTACGGATTGGCGCTAACCGGGCTGAAGCTCGACGCCTTCGTCGCGGTGGCGATCGGTTTCACCGTGAACGCCTCCGCCTTCCTTGGTGAGATTTGGCGCGGAGCGATACAGGCCGTGCCGCGCGGCCAGACCGAGGCGGCGATGGCGCTTGGACTGCACTATTCGTCCCGCATGCGCGACATCGTGCTGCCGCAGGCGATCCGCATCTCGCTGCCGGCGACCATCGGCTATCTCGTACAGCTCATCAAGGGCACTTCGCTCGCCGCCATCGTTGGTTTCATCGAACTCGCCCGCGCCGGTCAAATCGTATCGAACCAAACCTTCCAGCCGTTGCTCGTCTTCGGCGTGGTCGGCGCAATGTACTTCATCCTCTGCTGGCCACTCTCATGGTGGGGCAGTCGCATGGAGGCCAGGCTCGCCCTGGCCAATCAAAGGTAG
- a CDS encoding CoA transferase, translated as MTGQDLPLKGVRVIDYSHFLAGPFMGRCLAAMGAEVIKVERPKEGDAGRAHGYFKDGQSGYFLQQNMGKQGLCIDLRDTRGLDMMMKLVDTADVFIENYRPGALERLGLGYKALSARNPRLIYCSVSAYGHTGPYADRPGFGLIAEAMSGALAQLGSPGEAPPLLRMPLADMYTGIHGVAAINAALVGRASSGRGQHIDLALYDCMVSMHDYAVQRYFLSGGTDLPKQTGSGQPDSTVYGVFPAKDGNLVIAAQVDDAWRRLATLIGGSSLLSDERFTTPAARNAHYAEAMDVVRNWTLSQPSRDACLAALDEAGVPSAPVQTIEEVVKDPQIHARGMLVEQEHAVLGKVTLPNLPFRFSDCDTTVRTPAPLLGQDNRRIAASLGLSAELVEAMVRDGVLYNESAVQE; from the coding sequence ATGACGGGGCAAGATCTGCCGCTCAAAGGCGTTCGCGTCATCGACTACAGCCATTTTCTGGCAGGCCCGTTCATGGGCCGTTGCCTCGCCGCGATGGGCGCGGAAGTCATCAAAGTGGAGCGTCCGAAGGAAGGCGATGCGGGCCGCGCCCACGGCTATTTCAAGGACGGACAATCCGGCTACTTCCTGCAGCAGAACATGGGCAAGCAGGGCTTGTGCATCGATCTGCGCGACACGCGTGGTCTCGACATGATGATGAAGCTGGTCGACACAGCCGACGTCTTCATCGAGAACTACCGCCCCGGCGCACTTGAGCGCCTCGGGCTCGGTTACAAGGCGCTGTCGGCGCGGAATCCCAGACTGATCTACTGCTCAGTCTCCGCCTATGGCCACACCGGTCCCTATGCTGACCGCCCAGGCTTCGGCCTGATCGCAGAGGCGATGTCGGGCGCTCTGGCGCAACTTGGCTCCCCCGGTGAAGCGCCGCCGCTGCTGCGGATGCCACTGGCCGACATGTATACCGGCATTCACGGTGTGGCTGCCATCAATGCAGCGCTGGTCGGCCGCGCGTCGTCCGGGCGCGGTCAGCATATCGATCTGGCGTTGTACGACTGCATGGTCTCGATGCACGACTATGCGGTTCAGCGGTACTTCCTCTCCGGCGGTACCGACCTGCCGAAGCAAACCGGAAGCGGTCAGCCGGATTCCACCGTCTACGGCGTCTTTCCGGCCAAGGACGGCAATCTTGTTATCGCCGCGCAAGTCGATGATGCCTGGCGACGATTGGCGACGCTGATCGGAGGAAGCAGTTTGTTATCCGACGAGCGCTTCACCACGCCTGCCGCGCGCAACGCCCACTATGCCGAAGCGATGGACGTCGTGCGCAACTGGACGCTGTCGCAGCCGTCCCGGGATGCTTGTCTTGCCGCACTCGATGAAGCAGGTGTGCCGTCCGCTCCCGTGCAGACCATTGAAGAGGTCGTGAAGGACCCGCAGATCCACGCGCGCGGCATGCTGGTCGAGCAGGAACATGCTGTGCTCGGCAAGGTGACGTTGCCGAACCTGCCATTCCGTTTCTCCGATTGCGACACCACGGTGCGCACTCCGGCACCACTGCTCGGCCAGGACAATCGCCGCATTGCCGCCTCGTTGGGGCTGTCGGCCGAGCTCGTCGAGGCGATGGTGCGCGACGGCGTCCTCTACAACGAATCCGCCGTGCAGGAGTGA
- a CDS encoding MFS transporter — MMASAAALGDWLQRTVPGTARERQTALWSFAYFFTLLAAYYVLRPLRDQMGIAGGTKNLPWLFTATFVSLLVAQPIYGALVARLPRIRFIPIVYHFFVANLLLFWLLLFLDVEKVIVARVFFVWVSVFNLFAVAVFWSFMADLFTSEQGKRLFGFIGAGGTAGGLLGPIITIWLSGPLGPINLLIAAAILLELAVLCVQRIERVAEPPAEVDAPQQRIGGSAFAGLSELIRSPYLVGVAGWVSLLSFGATIAYFAQANIVSATMHDAAAQTRLFAAIDLAVGLLSLATQVFATAAFLERFGTGISAAALPAIYVVGFGALAIAPSLSVVVALQVAQRWMNFAIANPARQVFFTVVGREEKYKAKNLIDVVIYRGSDALYGWVYHSLQALGLKLGAIALCALPIAAGWVLLSTALGRTQERLSTKADDEGAPACRSE, encoded by the coding sequence ATGATGGCTTCCGCAGCGGCTCTCGGCGACTGGCTGCAGCGCACGGTGCCCGGTACCGCGCGAGAGCGGCAAACGGCGCTGTGGTCGTTCGCGTATTTCTTCACCTTGCTCGCCGCATACTACGTGCTGCGTCCGCTGCGCGATCAGATGGGCATTGCGGGCGGGACCAAAAACCTGCCCTGGCTGTTCACGGCCACCTTTGTCAGCCTGCTCGTCGCACAACCGATCTACGGAGCGCTGGTGGCGAGGTTGCCGCGGATCAGGTTTATTCCGATCGTCTACCACTTCTTCGTCGCCAACCTCCTTCTGTTTTGGCTGTTGCTGTTCCTGGACGTCGAAAAAGTTATCGTGGCGCGCGTGTTCTTCGTCTGGGTCAGCGTCTTCAACCTGTTTGCGGTCGCGGTGTTCTGGTCGTTCATGGCTGATCTCTTTACGTCGGAGCAGGGCAAGCGCCTGTTCGGGTTCATCGGTGCTGGAGGGACGGCTGGCGGGCTTCTGGGTCCCATCATCACGATCTGGCTGTCCGGGCCGCTCGGTCCGATCAACCTCTTGATCGCGGCCGCCATCTTGCTTGAACTGGCTGTGCTCTGCGTTCAGCGAATTGAGCGCGTGGCCGAACCACCGGCGGAAGTAGATGCTCCACAGCAGCGCATTGGCGGCAGCGCGTTCGCAGGCTTGTCCGAACTGATACGCTCGCCCTATCTCGTGGGTGTGGCCGGCTGGGTCAGCTTGCTTTCGTTTGGCGCGACGATTGCGTATTTCGCGCAGGCCAACATCGTGTCGGCAACGATGCACGACGCGGCAGCGCAAACCCGCCTGTTTGCAGCTATCGATCTCGCGGTGGGCCTCTTGAGCCTGGCAACACAGGTTTTCGCCACCGCCGCATTCCTCGAGCGCTTCGGCACTGGCATTTCGGCCGCGGCTTTGCCCGCCATCTATGTCGTGGGCTTCGGCGCGCTGGCGATTGCGCCGAGCCTGTCGGTCGTGGTGGCACTCCAGGTCGCACAGCGCTGGATGAATTTTGCAATCGCAAATCCGGCGCGGCAGGTCTTCTTCACCGTGGTTGGACGCGAGGAAAAGTACAAGGCCAAGAACCTGATCGACGTGGTGATCTACCGCGGCTCCGACGCGCTGTATGGCTGGGTCTATCACAGCCTGCAGGCGCTGGGACTCAAGCTTGGCGCCATCGCGCTCTGCGCGCTGCCGATCGCAGCGGGCTGGGTCCTTCTCTCGACCGCGCTGGGGCGAACGCAGGAGCGTCTTTCGACGAAAGCAGATGACGAAGGAGCGCCGGCATGCCGATCCGAATGA
- a CDS encoding shikimate dehydrogenase, translating into MPSMHPKSSFLVGLIGSGIAASRTPPMHEAAADAAGIRYLYKKIDLAELKLGVEALPELLTAAKRMGFSGLNVTHPCKQVILPLLDELSSDAEALGAVNTVVIRNGRMTGHNTDWFGFAENFRRNMGGAPLGRVVQFGAGGAGAAAAFALMKLGVKELTIIDLDSAKAQGVVDGLSPRFAEARLGVGQDVAAAVAAADGIVNATPIGMDKYPGTPLPTALLRPDLWVAEIVYFPLETALLRAARALGCRTVDGGGMAIFQGTEAFRLFTGISPDPDVFFATFASLGG; encoded by the coding sequence ATGCCGAGCATGCATCCGAAGTCCAGCTTTCTCGTCGGCCTGATCGGCAGCGGCATCGCTGCGTCCCGCACCCCGCCCATGCACGAAGCGGCCGCCGACGCCGCCGGCATTCGCTATCTCTACAAGAAGATCGATCTGGCCGAGTTGAAGCTCGGCGTCGAAGCCTTGCCCGAATTGCTCACCGCCGCGAAGCGGATGGGTTTCAGCGGATTGAACGTGACGCATCCGTGCAAGCAGGTGATCCTTCCACTCTTGGACGAGCTCTCGTCGGATGCAGAAGCGCTTGGTGCGGTGAATACCGTGGTCATCAGGAATGGCCGAATGACCGGCCACAACACCGACTGGTTCGGCTTCGCCGAGAACTTTCGCCGCAACATGGGGGGTGCGCCGCTCGGCCGCGTTGTCCAATTCGGCGCGGGTGGTGCAGGCGCGGCGGCAGCTTTCGCGCTCATGAAGCTCGGCGTGAAGGAACTGACCATCATAGACCTCGACTCCGCCAAGGCGCAGGGCGTGGTCGACGGATTGTCCCCCCGATTTGCAGAAGCGCGCTTAGGGGTCGGCCAGGATGTTGCAGCGGCAGTGGCTGCCGCAGACGGAATTGTCAACGCAACGCCGATCGGCATGGACAAGTATCCGGGCACGCCGCTGCCGACGGCCCTGCTGCGTCCCGATTTGTGGGTCGCTGAGATCGTCTACTTCCCACTGGAAACTGCACTGCTGCGGGCGGCACGTGCCCTCGGCTGCCGCACCGTCGATGGCGGTGGCATGGCGATCTTCCAGGGCACCGAAGCATTCCGCCTGTTCACGGGCATCTCACCTGATCCAGACGTCTTCTTCGCCACTTTTGCATCCCTGGGAGGGTGA
- a CDS encoding aldo/keto reductase, which translates to MPIRMTRQVTRRDLAALTGGFLVSTRAVAQTQTETQPLTRAIPTSGERIPAVGLGTAYVFDDNNEATRSKADAIVQALIKNGGRLIDTASTYGDAESVLGQVTATAGLRDKLFLATKLESPDARELKRSLARLKTASVDLLQLHNVRSKQQSLERFREWKKQGLCRYVGITSTFRRDYPALEAVLEREKPDFVQIDYSLDNRGAEKAILPLAAEIRAGVLTALPYGNGRLFKAVRGKELPDWARVFANSWGQFFLKYLLADSRVTAVIPGTGDPSHMTDNAGAMRGPLPDPDQRRRMIEFADSL; encoded by the coding sequence ATGCCGATCCGAATGACCCGCCAAGTGACCCGCCGCGACCTTGCTGCACTCACCGGCGGATTTCTGGTATCGACCAGAGCCGTTGCCCAAACCCAAACGGAGACACAGCCCCTCACCCGTGCGATTCCCACCAGCGGCGAGCGCATTCCCGCCGTTGGACTAGGCACCGCCTATGTTTTCGATGATAACAACGAAGCGACCCGCAGCAAGGCCGATGCGATCGTGCAGGCGCTGATCAAGAATGGCGGACGGCTGATCGACACGGCGTCAACCTACGGCGACGCGGAGAGCGTGCTGGGCCAGGTCACGGCAACGGCAGGACTGCGCGACAAGCTCTTCCTCGCCACCAAGCTCGAGTCGCCCGACGCCCGGGAACTCAAGCGATCCCTGGCTCGACTGAAGACCGCAAGCGTTGATCTGCTGCAGCTCCACAACGTCAGGAGCAAGCAACAATCTCTCGAACGCTTCAGGGAGTGGAAGAAACAAGGCCTATGCCGCTATGTCGGCATCACTTCGACGTTCCGCCGCGACTATCCCGCGCTCGAGGCCGTGCTGGAACGGGAGAAACCTGATTTCGTCCAGATCGACTATTCACTCGACAACCGCGGGGCTGAAAAAGCCATCCTGCCACTGGCGGCCGAAATCAGAGCCGGCGTGTTGACGGCCTTGCCTTACGGCAATGGCAGATTGTTCAAGGCGGTGCGCGGCAAGGAATTGCCGGACTGGGCGCGAGTGTTCGCGAACTCGTGGGGACAGTTCTTCCTGAAATATCTGCTCGCCGACTCGCGTGTGACCGCCGTGATCCCCGGGACCGGCGATCCCAGCCACATGACGGACAACGCTGGCGCGATGCGTGGCCCGTTGCCCGATCCCGATCAGCGCCGTCGAATGATCGAGTTCGCCGATTCGCTTTGA
- a CDS encoding amino acid ABC transporter permease, with the protein MGYTLDFSVVWHAMPALLWGCVGTLGLALAGMTLAMIIGVAGVAARDARAAWLRASVIGFVEIVRNTPFLVQIFFLFFALPLIGLKLNPTATAIIALGVNGGAYAIEIIRGGVQSIHKGQVEAGYALGLHKWQVFRFIVLKPALRAIYPSLTGQFIMLTLTSSICSAVSAYELTSVAQRIESDTFRSFEVYFSVTFLYLAISWLLMLGFSVVSHRFFSYPTR; encoded by the coding sequence ATGGGCTACACGCTCGATTTCTCGGTGGTTTGGCATGCAATGCCCGCGCTACTGTGGGGGTGCGTGGGTACGTTGGGCCTGGCGCTTGCCGGAATGACGCTCGCAATGATTATCGGTGTCGCCGGCGTCGCGGCACGCGATGCGAGGGCGGCCTGGTTGCGTGCCAGCGTGATCGGCTTCGTCGAGATCGTGCGAAACACGCCTTTCCTGGTGCAGATCTTCTTTCTGTTCTTTGCTCTGCCGCTCATCGGATTGAAGCTCAATCCGACTGCCACCGCCATTATCGCACTTGGTGTCAATGGCGGCGCCTACGCCATCGAGATCATCCGCGGCGGGGTACAGTCTATTCATAAGGGACAGGTAGAGGCCGGCTACGCGCTCGGACTGCATAAATGGCAGGTATTCCGGTTCATCGTGCTCAAGCCCGCACTTCGCGCGATCTACCCCTCGCTCACGGGGCAGTTCATCATGCTGACGCTGACCTCATCGATCTGTTCGGCCGTATCGGCTTACGAATTGACCTCGGTTGCGCAGCGCATCGAAAGCGACACATTCCGCAGCTTCGAGGTCTATTTTTCCGTAACCTTCCTGTATCTCGCGATCTCCTGGCTGTTGATGCTGGGCTTCTCGGTCGTCTCTCACCGCTTCTTCTCATATCCGACACGCTGA